One genomic region from Anaeromusa acidaminophila DSM 3853 encodes:
- a CDS encoding flagellar hook-length control protein FliK, which yields MNSLHGLQQVVGKREISMEIRNLQGLMQHWLPQVKGNTEATPPKAAAALQGSGVKVGADGVDMQADGEMKAALQRLQGVMQEQLKDVSELPAEVRKVVEAILEQYTQAQKVVPEGINAMLTSPRQAADLLSRLAEALSEGATLKEEGGEAVKQLVDRLVSAFKDTLPASPGDLAAKLASLVQDINGRQGPLDKELTQLLQQLTAKMLRGNGTAGNAPEIGAPITSAAAATDALKQMAQSNEALLAVMKALTQEEGIGAALQEAGKNSPMALANGMDAAMANGTAGRTVSRSGVGEGPRAVLQQLVQAFQSQLPEELQSPGMQGQVLEGTRLWALLKTVESGATAGLNRQEFKASGETFRQLAAWLNGGAQGETPDLGELFGLVQFLPESSQQSIWSLARQQGLPEVLRQWAASLGDGGGNQTDVPKELSSLQQRMGNSSDAVRMANLLNEAADWLEGNSNRSLAAMGRMVKLLPPEVARLVQQVLAQDGAAEQLRNMGNLFTQLSEEAPQSQTLLFLRQAGAQAPAGGADGAAQTAQRLLALISQLASRQGQAEGELTQILQQWQAKVQGDPAQTLLLERAVRQFGAQVPPDVAQTALKSNMPDLPRFWVLLKTMEAGEWNELPVQVQRKSAEVVRELASSLQRPAVWEADVKTEHSLLTFTNTLLFNPQGTPYPMYWHVYHQQKQDAQGRDTGEFETWLRVCLETENMGTVDVVFRYYDEKALDVRLRFEGEDSAEAFREVLPEVRQAVGELPFELGDIWVSRGGKKENKGAETT from the coding sequence ATGAATAGTTTGCATGGTTTGCAGCAGGTCGTAGGAAAGAGAGAGATTTCCATGGAAATTCGCAATTTACAAGGACTGATGCAGCATTGGCTGCCCCAGGTCAAAGGAAATACGGAAGCTACGCCTCCCAAGGCCGCTGCGGCACTGCAAGGGAGCGGTGTTAAAGTAGGCGCTGATGGTGTGGATATGCAGGCGGATGGAGAAATGAAGGCGGCTTTACAGCGGCTGCAAGGCGTTATGCAGGAACAGTTGAAAGATGTCTCGGAGTTGCCTGCGGAAGTGCGTAAAGTAGTGGAAGCCATCCTGGAGCAGTATACGCAGGCGCAAAAAGTCGTTCCTGAAGGAATTAACGCCATGCTGACATCCCCCCGGCAGGCGGCGGATTTATTGTCGCGTTTGGCGGAGGCGTTAAGTGAAGGCGCGACGCTTAAAGAAGAAGGCGGCGAAGCCGTTAAGCAATTGGTGGATCGATTGGTGAGCGCATTTAAGGATACCTTGCCTGCCTCACCGGGAGATCTGGCGGCGAAGCTGGCGTCGTTGGTTCAAGACATTAATGGACGGCAGGGGCCGTTGGATAAAGAATTAACGCAGTTGTTGCAGCAACTGACTGCTAAAATGCTTAGGGGAAATGGAACTGCAGGAAATGCTCCGGAAATAGGAGCGCCCATTACATCGGCTGCAGCGGCAACGGACGCGCTAAAGCAAATGGCGCAAAGCAACGAAGCGTTGCTGGCAGTGATGAAAGCGCTGACGCAAGAAGAAGGTATTGGAGCCGCCCTGCAGGAGGCTGGGAAAAATTCTCCGATGGCGCTGGCTAATGGGATGGATGCCGCTATGGCCAACGGAACGGCGGGGAGGACGGTGAGTCGTTCAGGTGTTGGTGAAGGACCTAGAGCGGTGTTGCAGCAGTTGGTTCAAGCGTTTCAGAGTCAACTGCCGGAAGAATTGCAAAGTCCCGGAATGCAAGGGCAGGTGTTGGAAGGAACCCGTTTATGGGCTTTGTTGAAGACCGTTGAAAGCGGTGCGACAGCAGGCTTGAACCGGCAGGAGTTCAAGGCGTCCGGCGAAACTTTTCGCCAACTGGCCGCCTGGTTAAACGGGGGGGCGCAAGGGGAAACGCCTGATTTGGGAGAGCTTTTTGGCTTGGTGCAGTTTTTGCCGGAAAGTTCCCAACAAAGTATATGGTCTTTGGCGAGGCAGCAAGGGTTGCCGGAGGTGTTGCGGCAGTGGGCGGCTTCGCTGGGAGATGGCGGCGGGAATCAGACGGATGTTCCGAAGGAACTGTCTTCTTTGCAGCAACGTATGGGCAACAGCAGTGATGCAGTTCGCATGGCTAACCTACTAAACGAGGCGGCGGATTGGCTGGAGGGGAATAGCAATCGTTCTTTAGCGGCTATGGGCCGTATGGTCAAACTCTTGCCGCCGGAAGTAGCTCGTTTGGTGCAACAGGTTTTGGCGCAGGATGGAGCGGCGGAGCAACTGCGCAATATGGGGAATTTGTTTACGCAGTTGTCTGAAGAAGCGCCTCAAAGTCAAACTCTTTTGTTTTTGCGTCAAGCCGGAGCGCAGGCGCCGGCCGGCGGCGCAGACGGTGCGGCGCAGACGGCGCAACGGCTTTTGGCTTTGATTAGTCAATTGGCCAGCCGTCAAGGACAAGCGGAAGGCGAGTTAACGCAGATACTTCAGCAATGGCAGGCTAAGGTTCAGGGAGATCCGGCGCAAACTTTGCTCTTGGAACGGGCTGTGCGTCAATTTGGCGCACAGGTGCCGCCGGATGTGGCCCAGACGGCGCTGAAAAGCAATATGCCGGATCTGCCGAGATTTTGGGTGCTCTTAAAAACTATGGAAGCAGGAGAATGGAACGAGCTTCCCGTGCAGGTACAGCGAAAGTCAGCCGAGGTGGTCCGTGAATTGGCTTCCTCCTTGCAACGGCCTGCTGTATGGGAGGCGGATGTCAAAACAGAGCACAGTTTGTTGACTTTTACGAACACCCTGCTCTTTAATCCTCAAGGAACGCCGTATCCCATGTATTGGCATGTATATCACCAGCAGAAACAAGACGCTCAAGGTCGCGATACGGGTGAGTTCGAAACCTGGCTGCGAGTATGCTTGGAAACGGAAAACATGGGAACTGTCGACGTGGTCTTTCGCTATTACGATGAGAAGGCGCTGGACGTGCGGCTGCGTTTCGAAGGCGAAGATAGCGCGGAGGCATTCCGGGAAGTGCTGCCGGAAGTGCGACAAGCTGTGGGAGAATTGCCTTTTGAGCTGGGAGATATATGGGTGAGCCGAGGCGGCAAAAAAGAAAATAAAGGAGCGGAAACGACGTAA
- the trmB gene encoding tRNA (guanosine(46)-N7)-methyltransferase TrmB translates to MRLRRKSWIPAALDNFSDWLVRFETGATYKGRWTEAFGRTAPLHVEVGTGKGRFVSQMALRDSHVNYLGIERELEVIYYALEKAKAAEIGNLRLMEADVARLEELFAPGEIDRLFINFCDPWPKKRHAKRRLTHVDFLALYRRVVKKGGEIHFKTDNRGLFDFSLEQFAEAGLPVKEVTFDLGADARPDNIMTEYEEKFSGKGTPICRCVVVLE, encoded by the coding sequence TTGAGACTGCGCAGAAAATCATGGATACCGGCGGCGTTGGATAATTTTAGCGATTGGCTGGTGCGCTTTGAAACCGGAGCGACCTATAAGGGGCGATGGACGGAGGCCTTTGGCAGGACTGCGCCATTGCATGTGGAAGTGGGAACAGGCAAAGGGCGTTTTGTCAGTCAAATGGCTTTGCGCGACAGCCATGTGAATTATCTGGGAATCGAGCGGGAGCTGGAGGTAATTTACTATGCTCTCGAAAAGGCCAAAGCGGCGGAGATTGGCAACTTACGTCTGATGGAAGCCGATGTAGCCCGTTTAGAAGAACTATTTGCGCCGGGGGAAATTGATCGTTTGTTTATTAATTTTTGCGATCCTTGGCCGAAAAAACGTCATGCCAAACGGCGGTTGACCCATGTCGATTTTTTGGCGTTGTACCGTCGCGTGGTTAAAAAGGGCGGGGAAATTCATTTTAAGACGGACAATCGGGGACTCTTTGATTTTTCCCTGGAGCAATTTGCTGAAGCTGGCTTGCCGGTGAAAGAAGTTACCTTTGATTTAGGGGCCGATGCAAGGCCGGATAATATCATGACGGAATACGAAGAAAAGTTTTCCGGCAAAGGCACGCCGATTTGTCGGTGTGTGGTGGTGCTGGAATAG
- a CDS encoding NYN domain-containing protein codes for MGINVLTSTLQWRRHRQQRVAVLFDAENIHLDLARFALTKAAELGEVILCRAYADWSHLDLTRSEWRNFTMENGVSVVHTPAGTSGKNTADIALAIEAMELVYLGNVHALVIVSNDSDFRFLALRVREKGVPIYGAGHMQVKESLRSAYTAFFEAPDKKTKSVATRTVPELAGRSKERRELRTAVGELAEEVQRPMAQIIDMYLRLKEETKQDWVGGSVLGQRLKEELDDFALPAGQGKQLSKFLKKYPRLFRLERQGTCFLVKVELAKEN; via the coding sequence ATGGGAATTAATGTTCTAACAAGTACGCTTCAGTGGCGGCGGCATCGGCAGCAGCGGGTAGCTGTGCTGTTTGACGCAGAAAATATACATTTGGACTTAGCGCGTTTTGCTTTAACCAAAGCGGCGGAGCTGGGCGAGGTTATTCTTTGTCGCGCGTATGCGGACTGGTCGCACCTGGATTTGACTCGCAGCGAATGGCGGAATTTTACCATGGAAAACGGCGTGTCAGTTGTGCATACGCCTGCCGGAACCAGCGGCAAAAATACGGCGGATATTGCTCTGGCGATTGAAGCGATGGAACTAGTATATCTAGGCAATGTGCATGCGCTTGTTATCGTTTCGAATGACTCTGATTTTCGGTTTCTGGCGTTGCGGGTGAGGGAAAAAGGGGTGCCGATCTACGGCGCCGGGCATATGCAGGTTAAAGAGAGTCTGCGTAGTGCCTATACCGCTTTTTTTGAAGCGCCGGATAAAAAAACTAAATCCGTGGCAACGCGGACGGTGCCGGAACTGGCCGGCCGCAGCAAAGAACGGCGAGAGCTTCGCACGGCGGTAGGAGAGCTTGCCGAGGAAGTACAGCGGCCTATGGCGCAGATTATTGATATGTATCTGCGACTCAAGGAAGAGACGAAGCAGGATTGGGTGGGCGGCTCCGTGCTAGGGCAGCGCCTTAAGGAAGAACTGGATGATTTTGCTTTGCCTGCTGGTCAAGGAAAACAGCTGTCCAAGTTTTTAAAGAAATATCCGCGGCTTTTTCGGCTGGAACGGCAGGGTACCTGTTTTTTGGTGAAAGTAGAATTAGCGAAAGAAAATTAA
- a CDS encoding FtsW/RodA/SpoVE family cell cycle protein, which produces MNIIARLWRNHNEALLVILLMLLTLGTLNVFSASFVTAGQEMKDSYFFFKRHLLSLAVGIFIFFMMAKVKYQGKMRLGATLFWIVCMVLLFLVHVSGVTVNGSRRWLRLASFTLQPSELAKLAAVFLAAASLGIQTRRGRLTSIFSPALVAAAALALPVYFQPDMGTAALIIALPLVMHLVAGVAGWQWLVLLFLGGVGVTKLVMAEGYRAERIASWLNPWQYAQDQGYQAVQALLAIGSGGITGTGPGQGMGKFFYLPEAHTDFAFAVFAQEWGLGGAWFLIFLFVLLLVYGGQIVRKAPDSLSQMLALGCLLLIVGQAAGNLLMVLGVLPVIGVPLPFISYGGTSLIVNMAAMGLLLNIGRQIVAAEHAEERETEQLEIEGQGLKEKLERKRHLRLVRH; this is translated from the coding sequence ATGAATATAATAGCTCGCCTTTGGCGTAATCATAATGAGGCGCTGTTGGTAATTTTACTAATGCTCCTTACCTTGGGGACGCTGAACGTATTCAGCGCCAGCTTTGTAACAGCCGGGCAGGAAATGAAAGACAGCTACTTCTTTTTTAAACGGCACTTGCTGTCACTGGCGGTTGGTATTTTTATTTTTTTTATGATGGCCAAGGTGAAATATCAAGGTAAGATGCGCCTTGGCGCAACCTTGTTTTGGATTGTCTGTATGGTGCTTTTGTTCTTAGTGCATGTTTCCGGCGTGACGGTTAACGGTTCGCGTCGCTGGCTGCGCTTGGCCTCGTTTACATTGCAGCCTTCCGAGCTGGCTAAGCTCGCGGCTGTCTTTTTGGCAGCGGCTTCTTTAGGGATTCAAACCAGACGAGGGCGGCTGACAAGTATTTTTTCTCCCGCTTTAGTGGCGGCAGCGGCATTGGCGCTTCCGGTTTATTTCCAACCGGACATGGGGACGGCGGCTCTAATTATCGCCTTGCCTTTAGTAATGCATTTGGTGGCTGGCGTCGCTGGTTGGCAATGGCTTGTGTTGCTTTTCCTTGGCGGTGTTGGTGTTACTAAGCTTGTTATGGCTGAAGGCTATCGGGCGGAGCGGATTGCCTCGTGGCTCAATCCGTGGCAGTACGCACAAGACCAGGGCTATCAGGCTGTGCAGGCTCTTTTGGCGATTGGGTCCGGAGGCATTACCGGTACTGGTCCTGGTCAAGGCATGGGCAAATTTTTCTATTTGCCTGAAGCGCATACCGATTTTGCTTTTGCCGTTTTTGCGCAGGAATGGGGCTTGGGCGGCGCTTGGTTTTTGATTTTTCTCTTTGTTCTGCTCTTGGTTTATGGAGGGCAGATTGTACGTAAGGCGCCGGATTCCTTGAGCCAGATGTTGGCGCTGGGCTGTCTGCTATTGATTGTGGGCCAAGCGGCAGGGAACCTGTTGATGGTATTGGGGGTGCTGCCGGTTATTGGCGTGCCATTGCCTTTTATCAGCTATGGGGGGACTTCGCTGATTGTGAATATGGCGGCGATGGGCTTGCTGTTGAATATCGGGCGTCAAATCGTGGCTGCCGAACATGCAGAGGAAAGAGAAACGGAGCAGCTCGAGATAGAAGGACAAGGCTTGAAGGAAAAACTGGAGCGCAAGCGACATTTGCGATTAGTGCG
- a CDS encoding sigma 54-interacting transcriptional regulator: protein MIREKRSKEKLETYYRKFMEEGIMDANVHPYVAESWQKSRDWKVGSARLEGLPRLGKEEFRLRQGRHQAAIQYVDEYYQTVREFFTNHNLSLLLLDEECYVLRSYAMPFYQISTIDTPGTRLSPKDIGTSSISIAYEHQVPFLLFGPEMWIRECQNSDACSAPVMAGGRMQYILAVVAADREPLPYDALVSTVLGLKYALESYLQVQYRLASKNAILDAASFAVYQIQAGGEVTYANRLGQSRLGELGIQAREDEPPNLENVLLNYKHTPIYKGFQGIPSYNKAVTWITNSKTYEDITTIVPMERGEEQDVGSVVALSLPIEDLRTLVAHAVGFSARYNLSSMVGQTVNFTAMKDRAARLARNTYHVMLQGEPGSGKERLAHGMHQASPRAAGPLISVKCGDLPSEVLENELFGFGSPEGDGRPGKLELANGGTLFLDEIEKMPMQVAQRLFAAMQTGVFHRNGETISRSFDVRLIASCDSDLKRLSERGAFLYELYEVLAKHTIRIPPLRLRREDIPLIASHIIQELAEQHHLPEKTFREDAIEALLNYEWPGNIKQLQVAVEHAFFHTESNEIQPGDIKMVTEPAFGNEWKEDRAVFVKAWQTAGGNISRLANMLDVSRVTLYRYLKKYGLTKSGN, encoded by the coding sequence ATGATCCGTGAAAAACGGAGTAAAGAAAAATTAGAAACCTATTACCGTAAATTTATGGAAGAAGGTATTATGGATGCCAATGTGCATCCCTATGTGGCGGAATCCTGGCAGAAAAGCCGTGATTGGAAAGTGGGCTCAGCTCGTTTAGAGGGGCTGCCTCGCCTTGGTAAAGAGGAGTTTCGTTTGCGCCAGGGGCGTCATCAGGCGGCCATTCAGTATGTAGACGAGTATTATCAAACGGTGCGGGAATTTTTTACGAATCACAATCTAAGCTTGCTTCTTTTGGATGAAGAATGCTATGTGCTGCGCAGCTATGCCATGCCTTTCTATCAAATTTCTACGATTGATACTCCAGGTACAAGACTGTCTCCCAAGGATATCGGCACCTCCAGCATTAGCATCGCTTATGAGCACCAAGTGCCGTTTTTGCTTTTTGGACCGGAAATGTGGATTCGAGAATGCCAAAACAGCGATGCTTGTTCCGCGCCGGTTATGGCGGGCGGGCGGATGCAGTACATTTTGGCGGTGGTCGCGGCGGACCGCGAGCCTTTGCCGTATGACGCACTAGTGTCTACCGTACTGGGCTTGAAATACGCTCTGGAAAGCTATTTGCAGGTGCAATATCGCTTGGCTTCGAAAAATGCGATTTTGGATGCGGCTTCTTTTGCAGTGTATCAGATTCAAGCCGGCGGGGAAGTGACCTATGCCAACCGGTTGGGTCAAAGCCGTCTGGGCGAGTTGGGCATTCAGGCCAGAGAAGACGAGCCGCCGAATTTGGAAAATGTCTTGTTAAACTACAAACATACGCCAATCTATAAAGGATTTCAGGGGATTCCGTCTTATAACAAGGCGGTTACCTGGATTACTAACAGCAAAACCTATGAAGATATTACCACCATTGTGCCGATGGAACGAGGGGAAGAGCAAGATGTCGGCAGCGTGGTTGCGTTGTCTTTGCCGATTGAAGACTTACGGACTCTAGTAGCCCATGCAGTAGGCTTTAGCGCCAGATATAATTTGTCCAGTATGGTGGGGCAGACGGTGAACTTTACGGCCATGAAAGACCGGGCGGCGCGATTGGCGCGCAATACGTACCATGTGATGCTGCAAGGCGAGCCTGGTTCCGGTAAGGAACGTTTGGCTCATGGCATGCACCAAGCCAGCCCGCGTGCGGCAGGACCGCTTATTTCCGTAAAATGCGGCGATTTGCCTTCGGAAGTGTTGGAAAACGAGCTTTTTGGTTTTGGCTCGCCTGAAGGAGACGGTCGTCCGGGCAAATTGGAATTAGCTAACGGCGGCACGCTGTTTTTGGACGAAATCGAAAAAATGCCGATGCAGGTGGCGCAACGGTTGTTTGCCGCCATGCAAACAGGAGTCTTCCATCGCAATGGAGAAACGATTTCCCGTTCCTTTGACGTGCGTTTGATTGCTTCTTGCGACAGCGATCTTAAGCGCTTAAGCGAACGAGGAGCTTTCTTGTACGAACTGTACGAAGTGTTGGCGAAGCATACCATCCGTATTCCGCCTCTGCGTTTGCGGCGGGAGGATATTCCGCTTATCGCCAGCCATATTATTCAAGAATTGGCGGAGCAGCATCATTTGCCGGAAAAAACATTCCGCGAAGATGCGATCGAAGCGCTCCTTAATTACGAATGGCCTGGCAATATCAAGCAATTGCAGGTGGCGGTGGAGCATGCGTTCTTCCATACGGAGAGCAATGAAATTCAGCCTGGCGACATTAAGATGGTGACCGAGCCGGCTTTTGGCAACGAGTGGAAAGAGGATCGGGCGGTCTTCGTCAAGGCTTGGCAGACGGCAGGCGGCAATATCAGCCGTTTGGCGAACATGCTGGATGTTAGCCGAGTGACGTTGTATCGATACTTGAAAAAGTACGGCTTGACCAAGAGCGGCAACTAA
- the gndA gene encoding NADP-dependent phosphogluconate dehydrogenase, with the protein MKYQIGLIGLAVMGQNLALNLAGKGVPVAVYNRTADKVAALLEKGAELPLGGAPSLEELVGMLERPRRILLMVKAGEAVDSMLNQLAPLLDEGDILIDGGNSHYRDTQRREEQMADVGIRYLGLGVSGGEEGALRGPSLMAGGDALAYAAVAPLLKRMAAQADDGTPCCAYFGGGGAGHFVKMVHNGIEYADMQLIAESYFYMKEALHLGEAEQAALFEKWNKGILSSYLIEITAAVLRRKDKDTGKALVNLILDKAAQKGTGQWTSQAALELGVPVPAITEAVFARYLSQLKEERVIAAQELPGTGTWAIGDGENAGRRLKEALFLSKLCCYAQGFALLQAARQAYGWEMDLSKVALVWRAGCIVRARILEDIAAVYREQPDLKNLLLAPRFVTAFGRGQHEWRLLVSDAVERGLAVPVMGASLAYYDGYRRAFSPANLLQAQRDYFGAHTYERVDRPGFFHTEW; encoded by the coding sequence ATGAAGTATCAAATAGGCTTGATTGGCTTAGCGGTAATGGGGCAAAATCTGGCGCTGAATTTAGCGGGCAAAGGAGTACCGGTAGCCGTGTACAATCGGACGGCGGATAAGGTAGCGGCTCTTTTGGAGAAAGGAGCGGAGCTTCCTTTAGGCGGTGCGCCTTCCTTAGAAGAACTGGTCGGCATGTTGGAGCGTCCTCGACGCATTTTGCTGATGGTTAAAGCCGGCGAAGCGGTCGACTCCATGCTGAATCAACTGGCCCCTCTTTTGGATGAGGGCGATATCTTGATTGACGGGGGAAATTCGCATTATCGAGATACCCAGCGCCGGGAAGAGCAAATGGCTGATGTCGGAATTCGCTATTTGGGTTTGGGTGTTTCCGGCGGGGAAGAAGGAGCTCTGCGAGGCCCCAGTTTAATGGCTGGCGGAGATGCGTTGGCTTATGCGGCGGTAGCGCCTCTGTTAAAGCGCATGGCGGCGCAAGCGGATGACGGCACGCCTTGTTGTGCGTATTTTGGCGGCGGCGGCGCAGGTCATTTTGTAAAAATGGTTCATAACGGCATTGAATATGCAGATATGCAGTTGATTGCGGAAAGTTATTTTTATATGAAAGAAGCTTTGCATTTAGGGGAAGCGGAGCAGGCGGCGCTATTTGAAAAGTGGAACAAGGGCATTCTGAGTTCCTATCTTATTGAAATCACGGCGGCAGTGCTGCGGCGCAAGGATAAAGACACCGGCAAAGCGCTGGTGAATTTGATTTTGGACAAAGCGGCGCAAAAGGGGACAGGCCAGTGGACGAGTCAAGCGGCCTTGGAGCTGGGCGTACCGGTGCCAGCCATTACTGAAGCGGTTTTTGCCAGGTATTTATCTCAGTTGAAGGAAGAAAGAGTAATTGCGGCGCAGGAGCTTCCCGGTACGGGGACCTGGGCCATTGGGGACGGCGAAAATGCTGGACGACGTTTAAAAGAAGCATTGTTTTTGTCTAAACTTTGCTGTTATGCACAAGGTTTTGCTCTGCTGCAAGCCGCACGTCAAGCGTATGGCTGGGAAATGGACCTGTCGAAAGTGGCGTTGGTTTGGCGGGCTGGCTGCATTGTGCGGGCGCGTATTTTAGAAGATATCGCGGCTGTTTATCGGGAGCAGCCGGATTTGAAAAATTTGCTCTTGGCGCCTCGCTTTGTGACGGCTTTTGGCAGAGGCCAGCATGAATGGCGGCTGCTGGTAAGCGATGCCGTGGAGAGAGGGTTGGCGGTTCCGGTTATGGGGGCCTCATTGGCTTACTATGACGGATACCGGCGAGCGTTTTCACCGGCGAATCTGCTGCAGGCGCAACGTGATTATTTCGGTGCGCACACGTATGAACGCGTGGATCGTCCAGGATTTTTCCATACGGAATGGTAG